One genomic window of Luteitalea pratensis includes the following:
- a CDS encoding Crp/Fnr family transcriptional regulator, with translation MDTQTPLTTVEKAAFLTEVDLFREVPSDTLAELAARMEDGWHEPGDVLLEPDMPDVRLWVVLSGRMRVTYGDEPRPDLGRGDAFGLLASLGLPQLETITVAEPCRTLSVAPDEYLDAIADSTAFAIANLRALGRRIRACEQRVTTQAPRPPVADDTR, from the coding sequence ATGGATACGCAGACGCCGTTGACCACCGTGGAGAAGGCCGCCTTCCTGACAGAAGTCGACCTGTTCCGCGAAGTGCCGAGCGATACGCTCGCGGAACTGGCCGCCCGCATGGAGGACGGCTGGCATGAGCCAGGCGACGTGCTGCTCGAGCCGGACATGCCTGACGTGCGACTCTGGGTGGTCTTGTCGGGACGGATGCGAGTGACATATGGCGACGAGCCCAGACCGGACCTCGGTCGGGGCGACGCCTTCGGCCTGCTCGCATCGCTGGGCCTGCCGCAACTCGAGACGATCACGGTGGCCGAACCGTGCCGGACGCTCTCGGTAGCGCCGGACGAGTACCTGGATGCGATCGCCGACAGCACGGCGTTTGCCATCGCCAACCTGCGCGCCCTCGGTCGACGCATCCGTGCCTGCGAGCAGCGCGTCACGACGCAGGCGCCACGTCCGCCTGTTGCCGACGATACTCGGTGA
- a CDS encoding NTP/NDP exchange transporter — MQATSLRGSATALQAVSRVARWPDSEDGRPTATADRLLRLFGDVRHGEGPTVLTLLATLFVILCGYYICKTVREPLILADRGAEVKAYASGLQALVLMAAVPAYSRLAAHVSRRTLLVGMTLFFVVNLEIFWLLGVAGVPWLGVAFFVWVGIFNNAVIAQFWSYANDLYTPERGSRLFPVIAIGATFGSPVGAWVAGRLFDAGVSALTLLHLAAACLLVSLAGYLRVEGWHSASPPATRGNEGGSRDGFALLARNPYLRLICLLLLLLNVVNTTGEYILSREVLSMANASTACAGDSAREACIGGFYGRYFFWVNIAAIVIQSLLVSRLVRVAGIAGLLLVLPMASLVTYAMVLSGAGFQAFRWSKTIENATDYSAMNTARQMLWLPTARREKYAAKQAADTFIVRAGDVLAAGLVFAGTTWLSMERQAFAGALMVVIAMWIGVAWLLVTEYRRQQADVAPAS; from the coding sequence ATGCAGGCGACATCGTTACGCGGCTCGGCAACGGCGCTGCAGGCCGTGAGCCGCGTCGCGCGCTGGCCCGACAGCGAGGATGGGCGGCCGACGGCGACAGCCGATCGGCTGCTCCGTCTGTTCGGTGACGTCCGGCATGGCGAAGGACCGACGGTCCTGACACTGCTTGCCACGTTGTTCGTGATCCTCTGCGGCTACTACATCTGCAAGACCGTCCGCGAGCCGCTCATCCTCGCCGACCGCGGCGCGGAAGTGAAGGCCTACGCCTCCGGGCTGCAGGCGCTGGTGCTGATGGCGGCAGTGCCGGCGTACAGCCGGCTGGCTGCGCACGTCTCGCGGCGCACCCTGCTGGTCGGCATGACGCTGTTCTTCGTCGTCAATCTCGAGATCTTCTGGCTGCTCGGCGTCGCCGGCGTGCCATGGCTCGGGGTCGCCTTCTTCGTGTGGGTCGGCATCTTCAACAACGCGGTCATCGCCCAGTTCTGGTCCTACGCCAACGACCTGTACACGCCGGAGCGCGGCAGCCGGCTGTTTCCGGTGATCGCCATCGGCGCCACCTTCGGCAGCCCTGTCGGCGCCTGGGTGGCCGGTCGCCTGTTCGATGCGGGCGTCTCGGCGCTGACGTTGCTGCACCTCGCCGCCGCGTGCCTGCTGGTCTCGCTGGCCGGCTACCTGCGCGTCGAGGGATGGCACTCAGCGTCGCCGCCGGCAACGCGCGGCAACGAAGGCGGTTCGCGCGACGGCTTCGCACTGCTGGCCCGCAATCCATACCTCCGGTTGATCTGCCTGCTCCTGCTGCTGCTCAACGTCGTCAACACGACGGGCGAGTACATCCTCAGCCGTGAGGTGCTGTCGATGGCCAACGCGTCGACGGCATGCGCTGGCGACAGCGCCCGCGAGGCCTGCATCGGCGGTTTCTACGGCCGGTACTTCTTCTGGGTGAACATCGCTGCGATCGTGATCCAGAGCCTGCTGGTTTCGAGGTTGGTCCGCGTCGCCGGCATCGCGGGTCTCCTGCTCGTGTTGCCAATGGCGTCACTGGTCACCTACGCGATGGTGTTGTCTGGCGCAGGTTTCCAGGCCTTCCGGTGGAGCAAGACGATCGAGAACGCCACCGACTACTCGGCGATGAACACGGCGCGGCAGATGCTGTGGCTGCCGACGGCACGGCGCGAGAAGTACGCCGCCAAGCAGGCGGCCGACACTTTCATCGTGCGCGCCGGCGATGTGCTCGCGGCCGGGCTGGTCTTTGCCGGAACGACGTGGTTGTCGATGGAACGACAGGCGTTTGCCGGGGCGCTGATGGTCGTGATTGCGATGTGGATCGGTGTGGCCTGGCTGCTGGTCACCGAGTATCGTCGGCAACAGGCGGACGTGGCGCCTGCGTCGTGA
- a CDS encoding BON domain-containing protein yields MMIGTGLVMATMLVTGCEHTREGVEKDAENAAVRSEQAAEKTAEATREAGRDVAQAADRAGDATREAADKTAEATREAAGTAANATRDAAASAANTGDAAQQTLQIKTALMADASIDASRIDVDTEASTKTVTLKGLVRSTAEKATATRIASEKAPGYRISNNLEVRR; encoded by the coding sequence ATGATGATTGGCACAGGGCTGGTGATGGCGACGATGCTCGTGACCGGCTGTGAGCACACGCGCGAGGGCGTCGAAAAGGACGCCGAGAACGCGGCGGTCAGGTCCGAGCAAGCCGCCGAGAAGACCGCTGAGGCGACACGCGAGGCGGGCCGGGACGTGGCACAGGCGGCGGACCGGGCCGGCGATGCCACGCGCGAAGCTGCCGACAAGACCGCCGAGGCCACTCGCGAGGCCGCAGGAACTGCTGCCAACGCCACGCGCGATGCGGCCGCGTCGGCCGCCAATACGGGCGACGCCGCGCAGCAGACGTTGCAGATCAAGACCGCACTGATGGCCGATGCGTCGATTGATGCCTCGCGGATCGACGTCGACACCGAGGCGAGCACGAAGACGGTGACGCTCAAGGGCCTCGTGCGCTCGACGGCGGAGAAGGCGACGGCCACGCGCATCGCCTCGGAGAAGGCGCCGGGCTATCGCATCAGCAACAACCTCGAAGTGCGGCGCTGA
- a CDS encoding phospholipase D-like domain-containing protein: MTSPHPGTTKTAPARQRRRRWPWLALACVAGLLWLLQDPRTLQVRSPVAASDPDFPDYVASLIGAPVTSGDTFDVLQNGDDIFAAMLKAVEGAQRRISFESFIYSDGEISARFTQAFVAAARRGVDVRIVLDGYGANDLPAASISQLDAAGVRLVWFNNVRAWSLDRVNYRTHRKVLVVDGTVAFTGGVGLADHWRGTAQDPDHWRDTQVSVRGPAVRALEASFYENWIESGGAEAPRLDPEPAEQRQATPGARSIVAWSNFSGGASNVKLLYLLSIAAARQSIDIQSPYVVLDSSLRWSLDQARSRGVRVRLLTDGDHTDAGPVKAASRAGYDALLARGVAIAEFAPTMMHVKAMTVDGTWSVVGTANLDNRSLELNDELVVGVHDPVLASTLKRAFDADLGRSTALDLERWRNRPLWRRGQERFWSLFGELF, from the coding sequence GTGACGTCTCCGCATCCCGGCACCACGAAGACCGCGCCCGCGCGCCAACGGCGACGTCGCTGGCCGTGGCTCGCACTCGCGTGCGTGGCCGGTCTCCTGTGGTTGTTGCAGGATCCGCGCACGTTGCAGGTACGGAGCCCGGTGGCCGCCTCGGACCCGGATTTCCCCGACTACGTCGCCTCGCTGATCGGCGCGCCGGTGACCAGCGGCGATACGTTCGACGTGCTGCAGAACGGCGATGACATCTTCGCGGCGATGCTGAAGGCGGTCGAGGGGGCGCAGCGCCGCATCAGCTTCGAGAGCTTCATCTACTCCGACGGCGAGATCAGCGCCCGCTTCACGCAGGCCTTCGTGGCCGCTGCCCGCCGCGGCGTTGACGTCCGCATCGTGCTCGATGGCTACGGCGCCAACGACCTGCCCGCCGCCTCGATTTCCCAGCTCGACGCCGCGGGCGTGCGCCTGGTCTGGTTCAACAACGTGCGCGCATGGTCGCTCGATCGCGTCAACTACCGCACCCACCGCAAGGTACTCGTCGTCGACGGCACCGTGGCCTTCACCGGCGGTGTCGGACTCGCCGATCACTGGCGCGGCACCGCCCAGGATCCCGACCACTGGCGCGACACGCAGGTCAGCGTGCGCGGCCCCGCCGTTCGCGCGCTCGAGGCGTCCTTCTACGAAAACTGGATCGAGTCGGGGGGCGCCGAGGCGCCACGTCTCGATCCCGAGCCTGCCGAGCAACGTCAGGCAACACCGGGCGCACGCAGCATCGTCGCCTGGAGCAATTTCTCGGGTGGCGCGAGCAACGTGAAGCTGTTGTACCTGCTCTCGATCGCAGCAGCACGCCAATCGATCGATATCCAGTCGCCGTACGTCGTCCTCGACAGCTCCTTGCGCTGGTCGCTCGATCAGGCGCGGTCGCGGGGCGTGCGCGTGCGCCTGCTGACCGACGGCGATCACACCGATGCCGGGCCGGTGAAGGCGGCCAGTCGCGCCGGGTACGACGCGCTCCTCGCCAGGGGCGTCGCCATCGCCGAGTTCGCGCCGACGATGATGCACGTGAAGGCGATGACGGTCGACGGCACCTGGTCGGTGGTGGGCACGGCCAACCTCGACAACCGGTCTCTCGAGCTCAACGACGAACTGGTGGTCGGTGTCCACGATCCAGTGTTGGCGTCCACGCTGAAGCGCGCCTTCGACGCCGACCTCGGCCGCAGCACCGCGCTCGATCTCGAGCGATGGCGCAATCGTCCGCTCTGGCGCCGCGGGCAGGAGCGCTTCTGGAGCCTGTTCGGCGAGCTCTTCTGA
- the cls gene encoding cardiolipin synthase has product MPTELSWALYVLYLVSATVFLVLDNRSPQSTFAWLFLMVLAPGVGPVVYFLFGRGSNAFSHRKALRRQLGRTGLSKELEQVREAQEEARHELSDSDIEIYRRLPQLLWRSTEAPLTMGNQLDILQNASEKYPRLLDDLRQAQTLIHLEYYEWADDALTREVLGILRERIAAGVTVRALYDPVGSFSMLTRGYVRALREAGVQVHPYSPIWHLHTISYRNHRKLVIIDSTIGYTGGLNLTDKHLTGPEGFSGWRDTHARVTGDAVAMLQWTFALQWFNTTGELLADSALYPRGRRPGTVAIQVVNSGPDSRYSVIRQQYLAMISMARDHVYVQSPFCVLDESVLQVLCATAMSGVRVWVMIAPRGGEGPLAYRAGMTYARDLAQAGVRVLLYQGAYFHCKTIAVDSVVCSIGSANMDIRSFTINYETNLVIYDRETTRRLESAFLADIRQSQPFMADAYNRLPAYKRLGDSVMRLFSPLL; this is encoded by the coding sequence ATGCCGACCGAGCTCTCGTGGGCGTTGTACGTGCTGTACCTGGTCTCGGCGACGGTCTTCCTGGTGCTGGACAACCGGTCACCGCAATCGACGTTCGCGTGGTTGTTCCTCATGGTCCTCGCGCCTGGCGTCGGGCCGGTCGTGTACTTCCTCTTTGGCCGGGGATCGAATGCATTCAGCCACCGCAAGGCCTTGCGGCGACAACTGGGGCGCACCGGCCTGTCAAAGGAACTCGAGCAGGTGCGCGAGGCCCAGGAGGAGGCGAGACACGAGCTCTCCGACAGCGACATCGAGATCTACCGACGCCTGCCGCAACTGCTCTGGAGGTCGACCGAGGCGCCCCTGACCATGGGCAACCAGCTCGATATCCTGCAGAACGCGAGCGAGAAGTACCCGAGACTCCTCGACGATCTGCGCCAGGCGCAGACGCTGATCCACCTCGAGTACTACGAGTGGGCCGACGATGCCCTGACGCGCGAGGTGCTCGGGATCCTGCGCGAGCGCATTGCTGCCGGCGTCACCGTGCGCGCCCTCTACGATCCGGTCGGCAGCTTCTCGATGCTGACGCGCGGGTATGTCCGGGCCCTGCGCGAGGCCGGGGTCCAGGTGCATCCGTACTCGCCGATCTGGCACCTGCACACGATCAGCTATCGCAACCACCGCAAGCTGGTGATCATCGACAGCACGATTGGCTACACCGGAGGTCTCAACCTCACCGACAAGCACCTCACCGGGCCCGAGGGCTTTTCGGGGTGGCGCGACACGCACGCGCGCGTCACCGGCGATGCGGTGGCGATGCTGCAATGGACCTTCGCGCTGCAGTGGTTCAACACGACGGGGGAGTTGCTCGCCGACAGCGCGCTGTACCCGCGCGGCCGCCGGCCGGGGACGGTGGCCATCCAGGTCGTCAACTCGGGCCCCGACTCGCGCTACTCGGTCATCCGCCAGCAGTACCTGGCGATGATCTCGATGGCGCGCGATCACGTGTACGTGCAGTCACCCTTCTGCGTGCTCGACGAGAGTGTGCTGCAGGTGCTGTGCGCGACCGCGATGTCGGGGGTGCGGGTGTGGGTGATGATCGCGCCGCGCGGAGGCGAGGGGCCGCTCGCCTACCGCGCCGGCATGACCTACGCGCGGGACCTCGCACAGGCCGGAGTGCGCGTGCTGCTGTACCAGGGCGCGTACTTCCACTGCAAGACCATCGCGGTGGATTCGGTGGTGTGCTCGATCGGATCGGCCAACATGGACATCCGCAGCTTCACCATCAACTACGAGACCAACCTCGTGATCTATGACCGCGAGACGACCAGGCGCCTCGAGTCGGCATTCCTTGCCGACATCCGACAGAGCCAGCCGTTCATGGCCGACGCCTACAATCGCCTGCCCGCCTACAAGCGCCTCGGCGACTCGGTGATGCGTCTGTTCTCGCCTCTCCTCTAG
- a CDS encoding alkene reductase, whose product MSTYRHLFTPATVGHLALPHRFVMAPMTRNRALPSLAPGPQAAVYYAQRASAGVIITEATQVSDSAAGYVFTPGIYSAEQIAGWRTVTDAVHAAGGRIVLQIWHTGRVSHAVMRPDGSTPVSASAIAAAGEVITYDGPKPFPTPRALEIHEIRGIVEDFAQAARNAIAAGFDGIEIHGANGYLVDQFLRDGANQRTDAYGGSIANRARFLLEIVDATSAAIGAGRVGVRLSPNSPFNSMSDSDPAALTRYVAEQLDARQVMYLHVLEMPSGDDLVAVRPLTASAREVFTGVLIANAGYTPDAAEAVLARGDADLIAFGVPFLATPDFVERTRQGIAANAPDRGTFYGGDTRGYVDYPFRDGTVRASLDEILDTAVA is encoded by the coding sequence ATGAGCACTTACCGCCATCTGTTCACGCCCGCCACCGTCGGCCACCTTGCCTTGCCCCATCGCTTCGTGATGGCGCCGATGACGCGTAACCGCGCGCTGCCGTCGCTGGCGCCGGGACCGCAGGCCGCCGTCTATTACGCGCAGCGCGCGTCGGCCGGCGTGATCATCACCGAGGCCACGCAGGTCTCCGACTCCGCGGCCGGGTACGTCTTCACGCCGGGCATCTACTCGGCTGAGCAGATCGCGGGTTGGCGTACGGTGACCGACGCCGTGCACGCCGCGGGCGGACGCATCGTGCTGCAGATCTGGCACACCGGACGCGTCTCGCACGCGGTGATGCGGCCTGACGGCTCGACACCCGTGAGCGCGTCGGCGATCGCCGCGGCCGGCGAGGTCATCACCTACGACGGACCGAAGCCGTTCCCCACCCCGCGCGCGCTCGAGATTCACGAGATCCGCGGCATCGTCGAGGACTTCGCGCAGGCGGCGCGCAATGCCATCGCGGCCGGCTTCGACGGCATCGAAATCCACGGCGCCAACGGCTACCTGGTGGACCAGTTCCTGCGCGACGGCGCCAACCAGCGCACAGACGCCTACGGTGGCTCGATTGCCAATCGTGCGCGGTTCCTTCTCGAGATCGTCGACGCGACGTCGGCGGCGATCGGCGCCGGTCGCGTCGGCGTGCGGCTGTCGCCGAACAGTCCGTTCAACAGCATGTCGGACAGCGACCCGGCTGCGCTCACCCGCTACGTCGCCGAGCAACTGGACGCCCGCCAGGTGATGTACCTGCACGTGCTCGAGATGCCGAGCGGCGACGACCTGGTGGCGGTGCGTCCGCTGACGGCCAGCGCGCGTGAGGTCTTCACGGGCGTCCTGATTGCCAATGCCGGATACACGCCCGATGCCGCCGAAGCCGTGCTCGCGCGCGGCGATGCGGACCTGATCGCGTTCGGCGTGCCTTTCCTGGCCACCCCGGACTTTGTGGAGCGGACCCGCCAGGGCATCGCGGCCAACGCGCCCGATCGCGGCACCTTCTACGGTGGCGATACCCGCGGCTATGTCGACTACCCGTTCCGCGACGGCACCGTCAGGGCCTCGCTCGACGAGATCCTTGACACCGCGGTCGCCTGA
- a CDS encoding MarR family winged helix-turn-helix transcriptional regulator: MNDVSCGSHPCPVSAALIEAARTLEMRLEQALTPLQLSLAKFGVLRCLVHEERPLPLSAIAQRQKCVRSNMTQLTDRLEADGLVRRVDDPEDRRAVLAEPTPAGKVAFERAVEVLRAEEERFLMGLSADERGVMTDLVRRFVACEAHVAT; encoded by the coding sequence GTGAACGATGTTTCCTGCGGGTCGCATCCGTGCCCGGTGTCCGCGGCGCTCATCGAAGCGGCCCGGACGCTCGAGATGCGATTGGAGCAGGCGCTGACGCCGCTCCAGTTGTCGCTGGCGAAGTTCGGCGTGCTGCGCTGCCTCGTCCACGAAGAGCGGCCGCTGCCGCTGAGCGCGATCGCCCAGCGCCAGAAGTGCGTGCGGTCCAACATGACGCAATTGACCGATCGACTCGAGGCCGACGGGCTCGTGCGCAGGGTGGATGATCCCGAGGATCGCCGGGCCGTCCTGGCCGAGCCCACCCCGGCTGGCAAGGTGGCCTTCGAGCGCGCGGTGGAAGTCTTGCGCGCCGAGGAAGAGCGCTTCTTGATGGGGTTGTCGGCCGACGAGCGTGGCGTCATGACCGACCTGGTTCGCCGTTTCGTGGCGTGCGAGGCGCACGTCGCGACCTAA
- a CDS encoding DNA topoisomerase IB — translation MAATASLPELPDRLVAQVAAEQPTRQDAAELANLRYVSDDEPGFSREIRGKRTIYRDPEGGVVRDAATLTRIRALVIPPAWTRVWICQRADGHVQATGRDHRGRKQYRYHPRWAQVRDAAKYGRLLAFGHALPVLRRRVMRDLQQPPLSRARVLATVIRLLETTLIRVGNEEYARTNQSFGLTTLRDRHVTVTADRLRFRFRAKSGVWQEITLQDGRLARTVKRCQDLPGQVLFQYLDGAGARQRVTSEDVNAYLRDVTGAEFTAKDFRTWAGTVLAAAALQELDVVDTAAGRKKNVARAIETVAKQLGNTRAVCRRCYVHPAVLEQYLDGATLDVLRDKAASMLMHRGRHLSREETAVLALLHRRMAAGTRGRQPRTRARTPRQRVPLRTRTA, via the coding sequence ATGGCTGCCACCGCGTCCCTGCCGGAACTCCCAGACCGCCTGGTCGCGCAAGTCGCCGCGGAACAACCCACCCGGCAGGATGCGGCCGAGCTCGCCAACCTGCGCTACGTCTCGGACGACGAGCCGGGGTTCAGTCGAGAGATCCGTGGCAAGAGGACAATCTATCGCGATCCGGAGGGAGGGGTGGTTCGCGACGCCGCGACGCTCACGCGCATCCGGGCCCTGGTCATCCCCCCGGCCTGGACACGCGTCTGGATCTGCCAGCGCGCCGACGGGCACGTGCAGGCTACCGGCCGGGACCACCGAGGACGCAAGCAGTATCGCTATCACCCACGCTGGGCCCAGGTCCGTGACGCGGCCAAGTACGGCCGACTGCTCGCCTTCGGGCACGCGTTGCCGGTCCTGAGACGACGGGTGATGCGTGATCTGCAGCAGCCGCCGCTGTCGCGGGCACGTGTCCTGGCCACGGTCATCCGGTTGCTGGAGACCACCCTGATCAGGGTCGGCAACGAGGAATACGCTCGCACCAACCAGTCGTTCGGGCTCACGACACTGCGCGATCGCCACGTCACGGTCACCGCCGACCGGCTCCGCTTCCGGTTCCGCGCCAAGAGCGGAGTCTGGCAGGAGATCACCCTGCAGGACGGCCGTCTCGCCCGCACCGTCAAGCGGTGCCAGGACCTGCCCGGCCAGGTGCTGTTCCAGTACCTCGACGGCGCCGGCGCTCGCCAGCGGGTGACGTCGGAGGACGTCAACGCCTACCTGCGCGACGTCACTGGCGCAGAATTCACCGCGAAGGACTTCCGCACCTGGGCCGGGACAGTGCTGGCCGCTGCAGCCCTCCAGGAACTGGATGTCGTCGACACGGCCGCGGGGCGCAAGAAGAACGTCGCGCGCGCCATCGAGACCGTTGCGAAGCAACTCGGCAACACCAGGGCGGTGTGCCGTCGCTGCTATGTGCATCCCGCCGTGCTCGAGCAGTACCTCGACGGCGCGACGCTCGATGTCCTGCGTGACAAGGCCGCATCGATGCTCATGCACCGGGGCCGACACCTGTCGCGAGAGGAGACGGCGGTGCTCGCTCTACTGCACCGCCGCATGGCCGCAGGTACACGTGGCCGACAGCCACGGACGCGCGCACGAACGCCACGACAACGCGTGCCGCTCCGCACGCGAACGGCCTGA
- a CDS encoding nucleotidyltransferase: protein MIESGSLTAGNTHEAACATALRVLHERGIQFLVGGTFAFTQYTGVVRTTKDLDLFVTASDLARTLEALGDSGFATSVPFPHWLAKAKSAELAMDLIFSSGNGVARVDADWFRHAADVVLYGIPVKLSPIEELIWSKSFVMERERFDGADVTHLLRARGHVIDWPRLIARYGDYQLVLAAHLLLFRFAYSDADRLIPAWVFEQVLAAPAPPAAEAPTCFGTLFSREQYLSDVAQLGYADARIVRRHMEPDALQIWTAAIEDEH, encoded by the coding sequence ATGATCGAATCAGGGTCGCTCACGGCGGGCAATACGCACGAAGCAGCGTGCGCGACGGCACTGCGAGTGCTGCACGAGCGCGGCATCCAGTTCCTGGTCGGCGGCACCTTCGCCTTCACGCAGTACACGGGCGTCGTCCGCACCACGAAAGACCTGGATCTGTTTGTGACCGCGTCCGACCTCGCACGCACGCTCGAGGCACTCGGCGATTCCGGGTTCGCCACCAGCGTGCCGTTCCCGCACTGGCTGGCCAAGGCCAAGAGCGCGGAATTGGCCATGGACCTCATCTTCTCGAGCGGCAACGGCGTCGCGCGCGTGGATGCCGACTGGTTCCGGCATGCTGCCGACGTCGTGCTGTACGGCATCCCGGTGAAGCTGTCGCCCATCGAAGAGCTGATCTGGTCCAAGTCCTTCGTCATGGAACGCGAGCGCTTCGACGGCGCCGACGTGACCCACCTGCTGCGGGCCCGCGGCCACGTCATCGACTGGCCGCGTTTGATCGCGCGCTACGGCGATTACCAGCTGGTCCTCGCCGCGCATCTGCTGCTCTTCCGCTTCGCGTACTCGGATGCGGATCGGCTGATCCCCGCCTGGGTCTTCGAGCAGGTGCTGGCGGCACCGGCGCCACCGGCGGCCGAGGCGCCAACCTGCTTCGGGACGCTGTTCTCCCGTGAGCAATACCTCTCCGATGTCGCACAACTCGGCTACGCCGACGCCCGGATCGTACGCAGGCACATGGAACCGGACGCGCTGCAGATCTGGACCGCCGCCATCGAGGACGAACACTGA
- a CDS encoding metallophosphoesterase family protein, translating into MPDTVPQPESQHRVRIAAMGDMHIGRSASPGVAQAFARVREAADVLVLCGDLTDRGTEDEAQQLSRDLKSVGLPIVAVLGNHDFEAGLSQQVARILSDGGVYMLDGEAIEVLGVGFAGIKGFGGGFGRGALGPWGEPVIKAFVQEAVDEALKLETALARLRTPRKVAVLHYSPVRGTVEDEPPEIFPYLGSSRLEEPLNRYPVDVVLHGHAHGGRFEARTSGGVPVYNVAAPLLLRRDPAAPPFHIVELAWTDPAATP; encoded by the coding sequence ATGCCGGACACCGTGCCGCAGCCCGAGTCCCAGCACCGAGTGCGGATCGCAGCGATGGGCGACATGCACATCGGGCGTTCCGCGTCGCCGGGCGTGGCGCAGGCATTCGCGCGCGTGCGCGAAGCGGCCGACGTCCTCGTCCTGTGTGGCGACCTTACCGATCGTGGCACGGAGGACGAGGCACAGCAACTGAGCCGCGATCTCAAATCGGTCGGCCTGCCGATCGTCGCCGTGCTGGGCAATCACGACTTCGAGGCCGGACTGTCGCAGCAGGTCGCGCGAATCCTCAGCGACGGCGGCGTATACATGCTCGACGGCGAGGCGATCGAGGTGCTGGGCGTTGGCTTTGCCGGCATCAAGGGCTTCGGCGGCGGGTTCGGCCGCGGCGCCCTGGGACCCTGGGGCGAGCCAGTCATCAAGGCCTTCGTGCAGGAGGCCGTGGACGAGGCGCTCAAGCTCGAGACGGCGCTGGCGCGACTGCGGACGCCCCGCAAGGTCGCCGTGCTGCACTACTCACCCGTGCGGGGAACGGTGGAGGACGAGCCGCCCGAGATCTTTCCGTACCTCGGCTCGAGTCGTCTCGAGGAGCCGCTCAACCGCTACCCGGTTGACGTCGTCCTGCACGGTCACGCGCACGGGGGCCGCTTCGAGGCACGCACATCGGGCGGGGTGCCCGTCTACAACGTTGCCGCGCCATTGCTCCTGCGCCGTGACCCCGCCGCGCCACCGTTCCACATCGTCGAGTTGGCGTGGACCGACCCCGCGGCAACGCCCTGA
- a CDS encoding pyridoxamine 5'-phosphate oxidase family protein, producing the protein MSQRDKIFEMLRGFDTVMLVTAAADGRIEGRPMQIVDIDDRTGNIWFFTGLGSRKVHEISDNAQVAVVCQQEHSTYLSLSGIGMIVHEPSRVRQLWREPLRVWFPDGPEAPDLRLLVVEPRIAEYWDNRGANRLEYMFEAAKAYVSGTRPEVGESDQHGRVPL; encoded by the coding sequence GTGAGTCAGCGGGACAAGATCTTCGAGATGCTGCGGGGTTTCGACACGGTGATGCTCGTGACCGCCGCCGCCGACGGCAGGATCGAAGGCCGACCCATGCAGATCGTCGACATCGACGATCGCACCGGCAACATCTGGTTCTTCACCGGGCTCGGGTCGCGCAAGGTGCATGAGATCAGTGACAACGCGCAGGTCGCGGTTGTCTGCCAGCAGGAGCACAGCACTTACCTGTCGCTATCGGGCATCGGCATGATCGTGCACGAGCCGTCGCGTGTCCGACAGCTGTGGCGGGAACCGCTGCGCGTCTGGTTCCCTGATGGACCCGAGGCTCCGGACCTGCGGTTGCTTGTCGTCGAACCGCGAATTGCGGAGTACTGGGACAACCGCGGCGCCAACAGGCTCGAGTACATGTTCGAGGCGGCGAAGGCCTACGTGTCCGGCACGCGGCCCGAGGTGGGCGAGAGCGACCAGCATGGTCGCGTTCCTCTGTAA
- a CDS encoding response regulator, whose product MPELPPMAPLVLLVDDYADAREMYAFYLARRGYRVEEAADGHEALAKALGLTPDIILMDLSLPGIDGWELARILKRDTRTAAIPIVALTAHALNGEQERALGAGCDAFVTKPCLPQALAAELERVLQVASVRS is encoded by the coding sequence ATGCCTGAACTTCCCCCGATGGCGCCGCTCGTGTTGCTCGTCGACGATTACGCCGACGCACGAGAGATGTACGCCTTCTACCTCGCGCGCCGCGGGTACCGCGTCGAAGAGGCCGCCGACGGGCATGAAGCGCTCGCCAAGGCCCTCGGCCTCACACCCGACATCATCCTGATGGACCTCTCGCTGCCGGGCATCGACGGCTGGGAACTCGCGCGGATCCTCAAGCGCGACACGCGCACGGCCGCGATCCCGATCGTCGCGCTCACGGCGCACGCGCTCAATGGCGAGCAGGAGCGGGCCCTCGGCGCCGGCTGCGACGCGTTTGTCACCAAGCCATGCCTTCCACAGGCACTCGCCGCCGAACTCGAGCGGGTGCTGCAAGTCGCCAGCGTCAGATCCTGA